The Chengkuizengella sediminis genome segment TTTAATTCCTTTAACAAATTCAATATCATATTCTACATCCTGAGTCATTGCAACCAAACACCCAGTGTCAACTCTTAATACCTCACCTGGTTGAAGTTGCTTTTTACATACCGTACCTCCAGTATGTACAAAACTCATTCCATCTCCCTCAAGTTTCTGCATGATAAAACCTTCTCCACCGAAGAAACCTGCTCCTAATTTTTTTTGCAGGGCAATTCCAATAGATACTCCTTTTGCTGCGCATAGGAAGGAGTCCTTCTGGCAAATGATTTTACCACCCATTTCGCTTAAATCCATAGGGATGATTTTGCCAGGATACGGTGAAGCAAAACTGACTCTGCGTTTACCATGACCTTTATTCGTAAATAAAGTCATAAACAAGCTTTCACCTGTTACTAACCGTTTCCCTGCACCGAATAATTTACCCATCAGACCTTTATCTTGATTCGTGCCATCACCAAAAATCGTATTCATCTCAATATGATCTTCCATCATCATTAAGCTGCCCGCTTCGGCGATGACACTTTCCTCTGGATCTAATTCTACTTCAACATACTGCATTTCTTCTCCTGATATAAAATAATCAATTTCGTGAGCGTTCATTAAAATCCCTCATTTCTTTTATATTCATATATATTTATTGAAACTAGCTTCTATTAATGCATCAAAAATAGGTTTGACGATCATCATTGGAATTCATCACAACGATTATAGTTCTAACTGTCATCTTAATAATATAGTAGCTTTTTATACAAACTGTCTATCAACTAAGGAAACAACGGTATAATAGATAGGTACATAGAGTGAAGATCACACGACTAAAGTCGCGTGCTTCTAGTATTACTGCTAGAGTTTCCCACTTCTCAGACCTCGTTACCTACTATCTCCATGGGCGTTAATTCGGACACTTCCTGCCCTATTTTCTTATCTATATGCGAATAACCCTAATTCTTTTAAACCTTTATTGAGAATATTTATACTTGCATTTTCATCTCTTTGATGAATTGTTTTGCACTTATCACATTCCCATTTTCTGATCGTCAACAGCTTAACACTTTTATTCTTATGTTCACAGGATGAGCATGTTTGACTACTTGCAAACCATCGATCTATTTTATGATAAGTTCTTCCATACCAATCTGCCTTATATTCTAACTGCCTTGTAAATTCACCCCACGATACATCGCTAATCGATTTTGCTAATTTAGAATCTTTTAGCATTCCTTTAATATTTAAGTCCTCACTTATTATCACTTGGTTATCATTAATAATTTGTGAAGATAACCTATTTAAGAAATCTATTCTAATGTTAGCGATTTTTTCATGAAGTCTTGCTACTTTAATTCTGTGTTTATTCCAGTTGTTGCTTCCTTTTTGTTTTTTAGCAAATTGCCTTTGCAACTTAGCTAGTTTCTGTTCATATTTATATATTGTTTTAGGATTGTCTATATGCTTATCATTACTATCCACTAAGAACTCTTTAACTCCTAAATCAAACGCAATGATGTTATTATTTTTTGGTAATTCTCTGATGTCTGTATCAACCAATATGCTTATAAAATACTTGCCACTAGGGTATTGTTTTATAGTAGCTGATTGAATCACGCCATCGAATTGTCTGTGTAGTTTACAGGATATCCATTTTAGTTTAGGCAACTGTACTCTATTATTCTCGAAATCTACTTTTATGTTATTATTTGTGAAATTCGTTTTGTAAGAATAATAACGATTTCTTTTGGATTTAAATTTAGGAAGTCCCTGATTTTTATTCCCATTTTTGATTTCACGGAAAAAATTCTGATAAGCTGTATCTAAGTCATAAATAGCGTTGGTTAAGGCGAATTTATCCACTTCTTTAAGCCATATAAATTCGTTTTTTAATTCTCTATTGCAGTAGTTGTTGCAATCCGTTTTGCTAATCGATTTTCGACTATTTTTATATAAATCTATCTTTCTGGCTAGTATTTGATTATAAACAAATCTACAACATCCAAATGTTTTAGCCAGTTGTACTTTTTGTTCATCATTAGGAATAAGGCGATATCTATAGGCTTTAAACATAGATAATTCACCTCGCTTTCTATTTTTGTTTTTGACTTTGGATATAATTTCTTATTTGTTCTTCAGTGTTTTCACTAACCGTTGCGATGAAATATGAAGGATTCCATAAATGTCCTCCCCACAACTTCTGCTTTAATTCATTTCCATATTCTTTCATAAGCATTCTAGCACTAACACCCTTTAAAGCTTTCATCATGTTAGGAATAAAATGTTGTGGTGAACAAGCGATTAGTAAGTGGATATGATCTTTATCTGTTTCTATTTCTTCTATAGTAAAATCATTATCATTGGCTATTTTATGTATGATTTCTTTTAATCGATCATCTATATTTCCTTCGATTACTCTGTGTCGATATTTGACGCACCAAACAATATGATATTGGATTGAGTAGATGTATCCTCTGCCTTTATACACTCCTACCATTAAATTACATCTCTTACATTTACTTTAACATATGTATCTGAGAAAATGTAATCTAGTATTATTTGATATTTTTACAACATATGTCGCCACTAACGAAGTCACGAGAGTGCGTGGCTAGACTTCAAGGGCAGGTTCGGCGTACTTCCTCATGAGAGGAGGTGATGCTTATGAAAGTACACGAAGCATTATCTTTAATGCTTAGATTTGGGATATTTATCCTGACGTTACTTTCTTTTATTGTGGTATTAATCACCGTAATAAAATAGACCTCCCTTGAGTTAGCGCTCTGAAGGTCTATTTCTTGAAGACGCCGACTGCCCTTAGGCAATCTTTTGTACATTTTAACCGTAGACGTTCACGCGTCTGCGGTCTTTTATTATTCTTACTCTTATTATACACTAATATTCTTTAATTTAACAAATTCAAGTACCCTTTAAAAAAACTATACTTTAAAATTGGATATAGAATGGTTTAATTGATTCACAATTTCCATTAGTCTCTTTGCCGAGTCATCCATATTTTCCATCAGTGCCAATTGTTCCTCTGTTGCTGCAGCGACATTTTGAGATTTACTAAAAATCTCATGCGCAGTAGAATTGGAATGCTCCATCGAAGCTGCAACTTCTTCTGAACTTGCAGAAAGCTCTTCTGTAATCGCAGACGTCTCTTGAATGTGAGTATCAATCTCTTTTACGTTATTTGAAATTTTATTAAAATCTTGACTGACCTCTACCATAGACTGATTACTTTTTTCTGCCTCTTCAACTGCTAATGTCATGTTTTTAGATACCATCGTAATTTCTTTCTGCGTTTCTATGATTAGTTTCTGAATATTATCTGCTGATTTTAATGAACTAGAAGCTAGATTTCTAATCTCATCCGCAACCACTGAAAATCCTCGTCCGTGTTCTCCTGCTCTAGCTGCTTCAATCGAAGCATTAAGGGAGAGCAAATTGGTTTGGCTTGCAAACCCTGTAATATCATCCATAATAGCACCGATTTTATCGGAACGCTGATTTAAAGAATCTACAGTCGTTGATAATTCCTGAACCGTGTTATACATGGTTACGATCTGATTGTTCAATTCAACAATCACTTGATTTCCTTTATCAGATTGTTGATCTGTTTTTTGTGAAAGTTCAGAAATAAATGTCGTACTTTCAGCGATTCTTTGAATACCTGACGCCATTTCCTCTACGGCTCTGCTCGTTTCATCTGCCGTTTTTGTTTGAACTTCGATTCCTTCAGTAATCGTCTGAATATTCTCAGCAACATGATTTGAAGCTGCAGAAGATTCCTGCGTACTTTGTGTCAGTTCTGTCGATGATGTTGCTACCGTTCTGGATTGCTCAACAATACCATGTATGAGGTCTTTTAATTTGAAGATCATCACATCCAAATTTTGTACCATTTGTCCCATATCGTCTTTTGTATACACGTCGGAAGGTTCAACTAGTAGATTTCCTTCTTTCACATGGTCAATTTTCTTAGCGACTCCCTTTATAAGCTTTACATTTTCTCTAATAAAAATTAATCCACTTATCGTAATTAATACGAAGATAATAGCGTAAATGATGTAAATCCATA includes the following:
- the tnpA gene encoding IS200/IS605 family transposase, coding for MVGVYKGRGYIYSIQYHIVWCVKYRHRVIEGNIDDRLKEIIHKIANDNDFTIEEIETDKDHIHLLIACSPQHFIPNMMKALKGVSARMLMKEYGNELKQKLWGGHLWNPSYFIATVSENTEEQIRNYIQSQKQK
- the tnpB gene encoding IS200/IS605 family element RNA-guided endonuclease TnpB: MFKAYRYRLIPNDEQKVQLAKTFGCCRFVYNQILARKIDLYKNSRKSISKTDCNNYCNRELKNEFIWLKEVDKFALTNAIYDLDTAYQNFFREIKNGNKNQGLPKFKSKRNRYYSYKTNFTNNNIKVDFENNRVQLPKLKWISCKLHRQFDGVIQSATIKQYPSGKYFISILVDTDIRELPKNNNIIAFDLGVKEFLVDSNDKHIDNPKTIYKYEQKLAKLQRQFAKKQKGSNNWNKHRIKVARLHEKIANIRIDFLNRLSSQIINDNQVIISEDLNIKGMLKDSKLAKSISDVSWGEFTRQLEYKADWYGRTYHKIDRWFASSQTCSSCEHKNKSVKLLTIRKWECDKCKTIHQRDENASINILNKGLKELGLFAYR
- a CDS encoding methyl-accepting chemotaxis protein, with the translated sequence MLFIKLTKNMSTSKKLLLIFGVPLILGLVSSIFLLNLNQQNENKLTETLYDISFQTNTLILDADKDLYQALVTYLTLTRKENANKEELRQEVQTKIANANEKVDEALSIVTEYQLEDLTIAATSIGEEADESESSSNKNTIKKYLSEFNTQFESWARITDVENPTYDLYFMALPYFEAGREKLKISGDILNGYAKKSIQEIHTSNQRTKIWIYIIYAIIFVLITISGLIFIRENVKLIKGVAKKIDHVKEGNLLVEPSDVYTKDDMGQMVQNLDVMIFKLKDLIHGIVEQSRTVATSSTELTQSTQESSAASNHVAENIQTITEGIEVQTKTADETSRAVEEMASGIQRIAESTTFISELSQKTDQQSDKGNQVIVELNNQIVTMYNTVQELSTTVDSLNQRSDKIGAIMDDITGFASQTNLLSLNASIEAARAGEHGRGFSVVADEIRNLASSSLKSADNIQKLIIETQKEITMVSKNMTLAVEEAEKSNQSMVEVSQDFNKISNNVKEIDTHIQETSAITEELSASSEEVAASMEHSNSTAHEIFSKSQNVAAATEEQLALMENMDDSAKRLMEIVNQLNHSISNFKV
- a CDS encoding putative holin-like toxin, which gives rise to MKVHEALSLMLRFGIFILTLLSFIVVLITVIK
- a CDS encoding TIGR00266 family protein — encoded protein: MNAHEIDYFISGEEMQYVEVELDPEESVIAEAGSLMMMEDHIEMNTIFGDGTNQDKGLMGKLFGAGKRLVTGESLFMTLFTNKGHGKRRVSFASPYPGKIIPMDLSEMGGKIICQKDSFLCAAKGVSIGIALQKKLGAGFFGGEGFIMQKLEGDGMSFVHTGGTVCKKQLQPGEVLRVDTGCLVAMTQDVEYDIEFVKGIKTAIFGGEGLFFATLRGPGTVWIQSLPFSRMADRIVSASGATGRKEEGSVLGGLGRLIDGD